The genomic stretch CCCATTATATTGTTTATTTACTTCACTCTCTAATTTACTTGTGCTGATGGATTAAGTTTTTTTTCACTATGTAAAGCAACTGGATATTTAACAAACATTAGCTTGCTCGTAGCAGAGTTACGGCTCTTGAGTATATAGGAATGGGTAATTTAATGTTGTTTTAAGACATTATATTGAACTGATGCAGTTTGGAGTAAGCATGCTGGCTATGCTGGTGCAGAACCAGTTATGTGTTAGCACTTGATTTTGCCATCCTTACATTTGTCGTCCTTACATCACATGTTGAATTCTTGCCCTCCATGTATTAATGTGAGATCTTACTTAAGTTGCTGTTAGataacatttttttttcctttgcagcTATGTTTCTGGTCTTTCCTTTGCATGTCCTTCAGGTTATGACCATGGCTTTCTTTTCTCTGGAGGGGGTGATTCAACTGTGAGTGCACTAAACTGACTAGGAATATGAAAAACATTGTTGCTGGCATGTATATATACTGTGGCTTTTGCTTTATGTAGGTTCGCTTGTGGGATTTCTTTTCTGGCCTTCTGCTTGCTACCTGTGAAGTCGGAGCAAAGGTACACAGATTGAGCTTATTTTATTTTGTGTATGGAAAGTTAATAGTTGCGTAGAACTTGGTTTCTAATCATAACAGTTCCTGAACTATAGATTCTTATGATGCCTCATCATCTAGAATCATTTAGGGTTAATGTTTTTCTTATGGTACTTGCaaattttatgaattatggatgCTGCCAGAAAGGTAGGTGCTGACCCAATTTACCATTTGTATTCACAAGAAAAGACTCCCTTTGGTTTAGAGCTGACATGACCCAGGAGCCTTATTAGTTTATATAGGGATGACAGTAGATAGGTTAGCAGGTAACGGAAAGTTGGAAATGTTAAAAATTTTCTCAGGGTCCGCGAGCTATTTTGCTTTGTGTGACAGTATTTTGGTTGGATATGTTGGTCTGAACTGATTACATTAATATACAACTTTAATGAGTCTTTTAATTTAGATCGTTTGAAGTATTTATAATGCTCCATTGAGATTCAAATGCCCTTCTCTGGATTTATTGTTTGGCTTTATGTAGACCGTTTCATGTTTTGCATgtgatgatgtcttaattgttgaTTACCTAGATGATTTATTCCAGTCTTCATGGGCTTCAATTTATCTAAGAGGATACACGTGTTatcatcttatgtatgtgctgatGATGCATCTGCCCACATTCTTGAATTGGTTGTTCTTCAGTCTTCTTTATTTTCGACAATTCATCATGACGGAGTCAACTAGTTATTATTCTTTTTCAGTCAGCTAATATATCATCTTTTTTCTGAAAGCTTTCTGGTTTCCTTTTTAAGGCAGAATTGTTCCAATCCACTGGAACAAAGGATAGTTATCCACCAGTAACTGATCTATGTTCCTCTTCCGATGGTACGATAATTGCTGTTGCCATTCAAAGGTAAGTTCAGTGACATTTTTTACAGTTCTCTTCAACATTTCTGGACACGACAAAGTTGTCATTGTCTGAAAGTCAGTGATATGCGGTATTGCAGTTTGCATGGAATAGTGCTTCTGAATTGTGATTTTTCCGATAGGACTCTTTCTGTTGCCAAGGTAATAATCTGACCCAGAGATGTAATTAGCTAATAGACCTTGCATGCACATCTGGCTATTCTAAATGCATACTGAATGAAGCCAAAGGGGGAAAATAATGGAGCTAAAAAACATGAAACCCTCTTATTGGATTATAAACCTGTGTGTAATGTCCATTTCAGATTTGGGCTTTCAAGTCTGGTTTTACCTCGATTTATAGGCCTTTCAAGTTTGATTTTCCCTTGATTTGCTTCTACATTACTTTCTGCTTCGCTCTGTGTTAACCCTGTTATTTACCTGCCTTCACAACAGCATGTAAAACATTTGCGAAGCTTCTGAGATTACTAGATGGATTCTTAGTGACCTATTTGCCATTTTTTCTGGCAGTAGTTTCTTTAGTGCATCATGCGTTCTAATTATATTTCCACCATACCTTCTCGAACTGGGCAACTGAGATTACATGAAACATATTTGTTTAGTAATGAATGGTTTGGAAGAttgtttttttcatttttcttttcttctttccattAGGTCGTTACCTTGGAAGAGAATTATTTCCCAACCAGCTTAGCATTGAGTACCTTCACACAACTTATGTGGACAATTATGGGTGCATCTAATGATCTTGCCCCATCCACCACGCAGTTACCAACCCGCATTAGGGTCATCTCCGGCTTTTGCAAAGACCGATCCAATGACAATGGCCATGATCCTATTGTTTTGGAAGACAATGAAGTACCCGGCGGCCGGAAACTCCTTTCGCATCTGCAGGGGAGTCCAGACGTTACCAAGGAAGACGCAGCCTTAGCGGCAGCAGCCGAGGCAGTTAAAGTATCGATGCGAAACATGCTGATAAAAAAAGAATACACATTGGATAAAAGAGAGTTGAGAAAAAGGAACAGAAACGATAGGAAGCTAAGATAGAACCtcttgtagtagtagtagtagttccATTTTTGGAGTTAAAAGGTGTTCTAGTGATAATTTATGAACATTTCTATTCACTCAGGTGTCTGTGCTCTACTTCTTGTTTCTGTAGTAGTAATTTAGGGCAACAGTATCGGGTCTCTTGATCACAATAACTGCAATAGATCATGATGGATTTCGATATGAACGGATGCCTTTGTTCTACTCCTCGACTAACTGTTGTCTCCTTTTCCCAGGACATGCCAACCGTGGCATTTGGCCACGAGAGATTGCTTTCGGATCTACTGCTGTTTTCTGCCAGCAATGTGAATCTTCTGATGAGGCCTCAGAACATTCATTGTTGGCAATAGCATTCGGCTCCCCATTCAGCTGCTTGCCGTCTTTGTTGCCGTCATCTTCTCAGTACTACACTCAAAGGCCAAAGGAAGCTTATTTTTACCTGCAAAACTCAAAGATTGATTCCACAGAACGTGCAACTCTCTCTAGCATTCCACTGACCGACTCTGGTCCTACAGCGTGTAAGATTTGGGACCTCCGAGGATACCGAGGACACAGTAAGATGCTGAACACAGTTGACCGTGCGAAAGGGAACTCACTTTGTCACCACTGCCCATGATGGGGGGGGCCAGCCATTATACTCTGCAGCTCAAGTGCAGCCTGGTCTTCTTCCACATCTCCTTGTTCTTTGAGGCTTTGACCAACGCGAAGAGGCGGAGAGGAATACATGCTCTACTTGCATGCGCACATCGTAAAGCTTATCATCCTCGATTATAGGACTCATTGGTGTCTTCATTGCACCGCCACAATGCTCTCTTCGGAAGCTGACTTCGGAACATTGTCGATTGAGTGGATGCGAGGCAAGCCTTGCGTTGACCACTGCCGAGCTCACGTTTCAAACAGAAAGGGGGGAGTCCGACCAACCACGATTCGCGTAAATGGACGCCGCACTCGAGACAGTTTCTGCATGTAGACTGTGAAGGATTCCAAAGTCATTCAACTTTCTCATCAATCCTGTGGATATCAACAGAGCTGAAGACAGTCACACCTCCCCCCAGTCACCTTCTCCACCCAGAACATTTAGATCAATAATACATTTTGGATTACCATGCATTAAACGGATAACTTGAACTCTGTCTCACCTACCGTGAAGCAGCAGAGAGATGGATGCATGTGGAGACCACACTCCTTTGGCTATTATATTACTCTGAGAAGCTGCAGTTTTCAAGACAATCCACTTTGTGACCAGCCAATACTGTAATCGCCGAAAGCTGCAGAGTCTCGGAAATTGATCCATATCTCGAGGGGCTGTTGAAAGAACACGCTACTTCTTGTCAAACCGTGACGAAGCTCGAAGAAGTTCGACTGCAAAGCAACAAGAGTCAGCTTGACTGAGGTAATTGGCATACCATTGTCTCATTTAGAATCGAGACTTTCATGCCTTCACGGTGTACTTCATCATCACACAGAGCTTTCTTCAAATCTGGTTGTCGCAATTTGTCAAAAGGCTAGAGATAACATGATATCATTCCCTTGACATGACAAGGATGTGATGACTTTGCAAGGCTCAATGAACAATAACAATTCACGTAAGGCTGTGTCGTTGATCTTCCAGCCATCATAAGACTTTCCAAATGCTTGAAGGTTGGTGTGTACATGATCAGTTCAATTCCTTGGACTGAAAACTAGCCGAGGAGAAGAACAGGGGTCAAAGGTCAAAGGAATTAGGCCACCAATACCCCCATAAACCTTTCAGATTCTACCTCTATGATATCAGCATGGACTTCAAAGTCAATATTGTATCAATAAAATACAAGTAATATAATTGCTGGATTGATTTAGGAACCAACTTACCATGTACTGATTAATTAAGATGCTCATCTTATTGGAAATGGGGGATCACTCCATTTTTCTTCAAGGCATCAAAAACCAAAAATATGAAAAACTATCATGAACACTTTTGTTATttaagtaaaaaattattaaataaaatatatattgtcTGATTTATATGATTTGGCcagaaataaaaatagaaatactcAATATTTCACATGTTAAAATATATAGTATACCCCTTGATTTCTGACCATCCAATCCAAATTTCAAGATGATGTAAGTATGAATCTAATATCCACACCATTTGTATACTACCATATCTGTATCATACGTTTAGACGTAGagcaaaaagagagagaaagtttGGCAGCGATCTACTTCAAGATTCGTAATCTAGATATGGGACAGGGGCAACCGTCCCACTTTGGTTTCCCAGTTGACTCCGCAGTCAACTGATTGGACCAGCTCGCGGCGGTCACATCAGACGGTCAGATGCCGATCATCGCCAACACGCGGAGCCACTCGAATCGACTTGCAGTGTCGGGCCTCCCGCTGAGACCAAACATCGACGCTGAGCCACAAATCCCAGATTATTCCTAAGCTTTCCCTCGGCCACTAATTTCCCTCCACGTCGCCATCAGCTTTCATGCCACGCCTTCCTTCGGACCCACCCGCACTTCCCTCAAGAGGGATTTCGTTAGGGGATCAGAATCCTCCGCCGGCGCACCACAACCTACCTCTTCTCCATATATACACAACCCCCCTCCCCTCCCTCCCTCGTCAGGGGATCAGCTGCAGTCTTCCTCGCTCCCTCACCTCTCCTcccttgtctctctctctctccccagctTCTGACTCACCTCATCGACTCTCTGACCACGCATCTTCCACAATGGTGACAGTGGAGAATTCCGACGCCGTGTTCCCGTCGGGGACCGTGGACGGGGTGGAGCTGACCGGACACGTCCCGATCCCGCCGTCGAGATCGTTTCTTGCTACGTTTAGAGCCAACCTCAAGGAAACATTCTTCCCTGACGACCCCCTACGGCAATTCAAGAACGTGCCCGGGTCGAGACGGTTTCTGATGGGATTGAAGTACTTCTTCCCGGTCCTCGAATGGCTTCCCAGCTATGGCCACAGCACCTTCAAGTCTGACCTCGTCGCTGGGATCACAATCGCTAGCCTTGCCATACCACAGGGGATCAGCTACGCCAAGCTCGCGAACCTGCCACCGATTCTGGGCCTATGTAAGTGCATGCTCGGAAATCAATGGTGGTGTCGGCACGATTTCAGCTCTCACTCCATTACATACGTGTGCAGATTCGAGCTTCGTGCCGCCGCTGGTATACGCCATGATGGGAAGCTCCAAGGATCTTGCTGTGGGGACTGTGGCTGTGGCGTCGCTACTGATCGCGTCTATGCTGGGAAAGGAGGTGCCACCGTCACAGAACCCAACACTATACCTTCACTTAGCCTTCTCTGCAACGTTCTTTGCTGGTGTCTTTCAAACTTCCTTGGGACTCTTAAGGTACAATAACGgatgatttcttctttttatatatatatatatatatatatatatatatatatatatatatatagagagagagagagagagagagagagagagagagagtaaatgcATGAACGTATCTGCATGAGATTGGATGGTAGAATTGTCTATTGTTATGGAATATGTCTGAGGAAAAACAAGAATAGGGAAGATAAAGACACGAAAGAAACAGATCTATATGATTTGGCGAGAAATAAAGTAGTGAATAGAGAGAATAATTTGATTTGGAGGAGTCACAGTCTTATTGGTTGTGTATAGTATCACAGTTCTCCCTATTTATGCCCCTAGTAATTACACATGTGAGAGACAAGGCGACAACTGGGAAAGCATCAGGACTTTTACTTTTCCTCTCGAGAAAAAAATCAGATAAAGCAAATTATTCTCTCATTCCTTCTGTCAGAAACACAAAaagtatattatctttatttatgTTTCTCCTTTGATGCTTTCAGGCTTGGGTTCATAGTGGACTTCTTGTCCCATGCAACCATCGTGGGCTTCATGGCGGGGGCTGCCACAGTCGTCTGCCTCCAACAGCTAAAGGGAATGCTGGGTCTCCAACACTTCACCACGGCCACTGATCTCATCTCTGTCATGGAATCTGTCTTCACTCAAACTCACCAGGTTCTTTCTTACCTGTTGCCCCTTCCATGTCTTCTCTCCTAAAGATGTCTCCTTTTTCTCATGTCAGAAGTACTGCGTACCATATGACCGTTATGATCATGACAACAGTTACATGATCTATTTTGTCTACTTCTCTTAAAGGTTCAGTGTTAGATATTCTCTCACATCTTATGTTAATGGAGATCTGAAGTGATTGGTGGTGGTTGTGGTTTCTTTTCTTGCAGTGGAGGTGGGAAAGTGCGGTTCTCGGTGTTTCCTTCctgttcttcctcctcctcacgcGCTTTCTAGTGAGTCGTCCCTCTCTCATCACTGTTGATTTGGACGAAGCTAACAATAATGTCACATCCATCTTCAAGAAACAAAAATGGGTCAACCAATCTAAGACATTATCTATTCAGTAAGATCTTAAGATTACCATGATGATGATTTCTTACTTGAAGACACGGAGATCATGGTGTTCTTCTTGAACTGACAGAGCAAAAAGGGGCCCAAGTTCTTCTGGGTCTCCGCAGCAGCTCCCTTGACATCGGTGATTCTGGGAAGTCTTCTGGTGTACTTCACCCATGCCGAGAACCACGGCGTTCAAGTGGTGAGTTCTCATAATCTTCTTGCTGCAACAGTTCAAATCAATCCTGAAAGCAGTGCGATCACCGTGCAGATTGGGTACCTGAAGAAGGGTCTAAATCCACCATCGCTGACCAACCTGGTGTTCTCGCCGCCACATATGGCTGTCGCACTGAAGACTGGCATCATCACTGCGATCATCGCCCTTGCGGTATGTTTTCTCTGAAGAGAAATTGGCTGCAGCGCCTAAAGTGTCTTCTTGTCTCTATGCTAAAATACTTCATCTAAATCAGCGCTTGTTTGGTGTGTAATCACAGGAAGGAATCGCTGTGGGAAGGAGTTTTGCCATGTTCAAGAACTACCACATCGACGGTAACAAAGAGATGATCGCTTTTGGGATGATGAACATCGCCGGATCCTTCACGTCATGCTATTTGACCACCGGTGCGTTCCTTGGCATGCAATGTTCTCGTTAGGTTCGGAGTCGTACCAGCTCAAAATCGATGCTAATGATCTGCGTACCAGGGCCGTTCTCACGGTCGGCGGTGAACTACAACGCCGGCTGCAAGACGGCGATGTCGAACGTAGtgatggcggtggcggtggcgatcACTCTGCTGTTCTTGACGCCTCTGTTCCACTACACTCCTCTGGTCGTGCTCTCTGCCATCATCGTCGCTGCGATGCTGGGCCTCATCAACTACGAGGCGGCGATGCACCTGTGGCAGGTCGACAAGATCGACTTCTGCGTGTGCATGGGTGCATACTTGGGGGTCGTCTTCGGTAGCGTCGAGATCGGACTAGTGATTGCAGTACGTTCTCTTCCATGCCCGCCTACATTGCACTCAAGATCGGACCTCTCACAAGCGTACTGCTACTGTAGGTGGCCATCTCCATACTAAGGGTTTTGCTGTTCGTCGCGAGGCCGAGGACGACTGTTCTCGGAAACATTCCCAACTCCTCGATCTATCGGCGGATGGACCAGTACTCGGAGGCGCAGAGTGTCCCCGGCGTGCTCATTCTCCGAGTCGACGCCCCAATCTACTTCGCCAACGCAAGCTACTTGAGAGAGAGGTTAGAATGCAAGAAGCTGTAGGGTGTGATGGATTACTTTTCATGGTAGAATTTGCTCACGGACGTGATTCACCAATCAGGATATCGAGGTGGATggacgaagaggaggagaagctaCAATCCAAGGGAGAGATCGGCATACAGTACGTGATCTTAGACTTGGGCGGTAAGtggtttcttcctctcctttttcactctccttcttcttcttattctcatGGCATTCAATTTGTGGCAGCTGTGGGTAGCATTGATTCCAGTGGGATTGACATGCTGAAAGAAATCAACAAGAGCATGGACAGAAAAGGAGTTCAGGTAGGGAGCTTTCGAGACAACCCAATCTTGCTTGTCTGTGTCATTGACATCCCAGTGGTTTCTTCATGATCAGCTTGTGCTGGCAAACCCTGGCAGCGAGGTGATGAAGAAGCTAGACAAGTCCAAGGCGCTCGAAACCATCAGACAACAGTGGATATTCCTCACTGTGGCTGAGGCTGTTGCTGCATGTAATAGTTTTTCTCTGCACCCATGCAAGTCTGACCTCGCAAACCATGAAACAGACTGTGATAGCGTAGTCTAAGAACAATAAATGTGATCAGCTTATCAAATAATCACAACCAGGAGAAGGATTTGGACTCATTCGATCCCTGTTTTCTCTGTTCTCCGTCTTTATTGCTTTCACGAGCAATCTCTGCTGTTTCATTTCAAAGGCAGCTCTCTTATTCATTCATAGTTACCGGGTCGATGCACAGACTCGATTACACTACTACCACATAAGAGACTCGATTCTACTACTGAAAGCAAAGTGTCAGAGCGTCTAACTCTGATAGAAACCTGCAGAGCCACCGTTCGTCACGGAGTGTCCAGTGATGCGGAACCCTCTACTTCACCTCTATCACCAGGTCGATCCCTCGACGTCCCTTCTGCTGCTCCCGGTAACGTTCCTCGCATTGCTTCGAGCACTCCTGCTGCTGGCGCGGGTCGCGCTGCTGCTGTCGGCACCGTTCTCGGCACCATTGTAGCTCCTCCTCGGGCTGCTTCGGGTTTCCGCCGGAGCCCCTCCTTTGTTCTGTTTCCTCTCTGTACTGCTCTTCGCATCGGCTGTGGCACTCTTGCCGTTGTCGTGGATCCCGGTACTGCTCTTGGCATCGTCGCTGGCACTGCTGGTACTCTTGGACCGGTTCTCTGTTGTCTTCATCGCTCTGCCCGCCGCCATGTCGCCGCTCTTCTTCTTGTTGCTCCTGTCTGTACTCGTCCTCGCATCGGCTTTGGCATTCTTGCATCCGCCGTGGGTCGCGGTACTGCTGTTGGCACTGTTGCTGGCATTGCCGGAGCCGTTCCTGAGGATCTCTGTTGTCGCCGTTCCTCTCCGACCCCTGACCTTGCTCTTCTCTGTAGCGCTGTTCGCACTGCGTCTGACATTGCTGCAACTGGCGTGGGTcgcggtgctgctgctgctgacaaCGTTGCCGGCACTCCCGGAGCTGCTCCTCGGGGTCTCGGTTCATCTCCAGGACATCCTCTCTCCGGCTCCCGCCTTGCTCCTCTTTCTCGTACCGCCGCTCGCACCGTTGCTCGCACTCTCTCAACCTCTGCGGATCACGCTGCTGGCTCCGGCACTGCTGACGGCACTGCCGGAGCTCCTCTTCGGGGTCGCGGTTGGCCCACCCATCCCTCCCACCCTTTTTCTGCTGCTCACGGTACTGTTCCTCGCACTGGTGCTCGCACCAGCGTCGTTGCTGCTCGCCTTGTCGACTCTGGCGGCACTCTTGCTTGCACTGCTCGAGACGCCGCCGGGGGTCGATGTTGTCGTAGGACACGACGGAGGCGGCCGAGAGGAGGGAGATGGAGAGGAAAACAAGGGCGGAGAGGAGGACTTTTGCCTTGGCGATGGCCATACTTGCAAGCACAGAAGAGGGTGAGATGGGATGCGGAGGACGGAGAGTACATATAGGCGAGAGTAAAGTTGGCGAGTTTGGACGCTTGTAGACACAAGGTCGGCCGCCGTTCTCATGCACACTGACGAGTGTTCCTCATCGAAGCTGGTCTAATTTACAGATGGCAGGGAAGCTCGACAGGACCAAATTGCATGCCGTGGAGGACGAGGGAGTCGAGCACTTGGACGTGGACAAAGTCTCTGTTGGCGAGGGATGTTTTGCTGCCGCCGCGGCTCGGTTCATATTCCGGCTAATTCGAGGTGAGAGGAGACACCGGGTTGGACTACGGAGACTTCACGGGAGACGAGCACGAAGGCAGGAGCGAGACACGGGTACGTCGATGGGGTAGGACGCGGCGAATGGCTTTTGTCGGGTCGCCGAGTCTGCCCGCCACGTCGCCTATCCTTCGTGTGCTCTGCGCATTTAAGATGGATGTATCCCGACGCCCAGCGAGCGGGTCAATACCCCGTCAAACACCCATCCGACGTGGCAACAGGCAAAAGGACCGCCTGGCACAAACAAAACTATAATACCAACGACATACGGCTTCGAGgacatatttatttattattcttttaatcTCACAAATCCTCTCTCATTATCGTCCATTCCTTTTGCTTAGCAACATCGCATGTTCTTCTTACTGTGTTATGTGCATTTAAGATAAAAGTGATGACAATATCCACTTGAAAAAGGAGGtggcaaaaataaaaaatatttaagatattagagGAAAAAGAAtcgtgaataataaaatattattattttattttattatatttttattataaaaagataaataataaaaaaggattataaataataagaaataCGCTCTAAATGAAAGATTTCTACGTTACAAAAGTAGTCCATAGAAAAGTGAACTTAAATCTCAACCGCTCATATTTTCtgaatgaaaataaattatttaaaaatgatCCGCCAAAAAATGACGGACGGTTAAGATTTAACTGAAAAGTGAAGCGGACGGTTGTGAATGGTCGCCTTTTTCGCTTTGTACGACGCGCTTCAGGTGGGTTACTTCTTTCTCTGCTGCCTTTCTCACTCCGTTTCCACTCTCGAGGCGTTCTCGCTCTCTCGCCTCCAATCATCAAGGAGGCAACGCTTTGGGGATCACTGCAATCTCCGGATCAATCACACTCTGTATGCTAAAGAGGCGTTCCGTTGGGCTCGATCGGTTGGTTTTTCTGGCATTTTCTTCGGGTTTTGGTTAGGTCTCATCTGAATGCCCTCGTTCATCTCCAGCTTTGATTTGTAATGAGAACTCTCGACGGATGTCGAGTAATATTTGATCTTCCGGTACATATTTTGCTTGAGATTTTCTGGATCTCAGGGTTATTTGTTGCAACAATTGTACTATGATTTTAGGTTCATGAGGTTGTCGTTGTCGAGTTCCTGATCATGGAGTTTTGCGTAGTTTCGGAGTCGTGTGCACCGAAAACGTTGTTCTTAATATTATTATCCTTTCATGTTTCAGATATGATCTATGACTATCTGTTGATTTTATTTGGGGGTTTGTCTGATGCTCTTTATTACTATGGTTATCATTTCTAAATATTAGATGTAATGATCTGAATTAGTATCTGAAAATTGTGCTTTTTCTTGAACTTGATTCAATAATTTTCAATTGTATTTCTTGGCTATACTTGCTGCCTAGATTAAATGAAGGAATAAATCTGATGGTACATGTCCATTGGGTTGGACCAGAACCTCGGTGACTGAAGGCTAATGTATAATGGGCACCATCGGTGAAAAAGATTG from Musa acuminata AAA Group cultivar baxijiao chromosome BXJ1-3, Cavendish_Baxijiao_AAA, whole genome shotgun sequence encodes the following:
- the LOC135638955 gene encoding vicilin Car i 2.0101-like — translated: MAIAKAKVLLSALVFLSISLLSAASVVSYDNIDPRRRLEQCKQECRQSRQGEQQRRWCEHQCEEQYREQQKKGGRDGWANRDPEEELRQCRQQCRSQQRDPQRLRECEQRCERRYEKEEQGGSRREDVLEMNRDPEEQLRECRQRCQQQQHRDPRQLQQCQTQCEQRYREEQGQGSERNGDNRDPQERLRQCQQQCQQQYRDPRRMQECQSRCEDEYRQEQQEEERRHGGGQSDEDNREPVQEYQQCQRRCQEQYRDPRQRQECHSRCEEQYREETEQRRGSGGNPKQPEEELQWCRERCRQQQRDPRQQQECSKQCEERYREQQKGRRGIDLVIEVK
- the LOC135580759 gene encoding uncharacterized protein LOC135580759 isoform X2 encodes the protein MEESAEIVSDGGHEAAAAAAIMDTENGLVEEEKNMDVKVAPALISVHPFEKSVVVAVGSELRLFNLEGDCSVSLKDDSGEPLHSDAIRAITFGANGRLFVSAGDDKLVKIWATSSWHCLCSVSADKRVSAVAISHNGKYVAFADKFGVIWLITLDEDDANQSKVDNKAVPILGHYCSIVTRLEFSPDDRFIASSDCDFKIRITAFPKRPLKGALEIQSFCLGHNDYVSGLSFACPSGYDHGFLFSGGGDSTVRLWDFFSGLLLATCEVGAKAELFQSTGTKDSYPPVTDLCSSSDGTIIAVAIQSLHGIVLLNCDFSDRTLSVAKVVTLEENYFPTSLALSTFTQLMWTIMGASNDLAPSTTQLPTRIRVISGFCKDRSNDNGHDPIVLEDNEVPGGRKLLSHLQGSPDVTKEDAALAAAAEAVKVSMRNMLIKKEYTLDKRELRKRNRNDRKLR
- the LOC135631739 gene encoding sulfate transporter 3.1-like encodes the protein MVTVENSDAVFPSGTVDGVELTGHVPIPPSRSFLATFRANLKETFFPDDPLRQFKNVPGSRRFLMGLKYFFPVLEWLPSYGHSTFKSDLVAGITIASLAIPQGISYAKLANLPPILGLYSSFVPPLVYAMMGSSKDLAVGTVAVASLLIASMLGKEVPPSQNPTLYLHLAFSATFFAGVFQTSLGLLRLGFIVDFLSHATIVGFMAGAATVVCLQQLKGMLGLQHFTTATDLISVMESVFTQTHQWRWESAVLGVSFLFFLLLTRFLSKKGPKFFWVSAAAPLTSVILGSLLVYFTHAENHGVQVIGYLKKGLNPPSLTNLVFSPPHMAVALKTGIITAIIALAEGIAVGRSFAMFKNYHIDGNKEMIAFGMMNIAGSFTSCYLTTGPFSRSAVNYNAGCKTAMSNVVMAVAVAITLLFLTPLFHYTPLVVLSAIIVAAMLGLINYEAAMHLWQVDKIDFCVCMGAYLGVVFGSVEIGLVIAVAISILRVLLFVARPRTTVLGNIPNSSIYRRMDQYSEAQSVPGVLILRVDAPIYFANASYLRERISRWMDEEEEKLQSKGEIGIQYVILDLGAVGSIDSSGIDMLKEINKSMDRKGVQLVLANPGSEVMKKLDKSKALETIRQQWIFLTVAEAVAACNSFSLHPCKSDLANHETDCDSVV
- the LOC135580759 gene encoding uncharacterized protein LOC135580759 isoform X1 produces the protein MEESAEIVSDGGHEAAAAAAIMDTENGLVEEEKNMDVKVAPALISVHPFEKSVVVAVGSELRLFNLEGDCSVSLKDDSGEPLHSDAIRAITFGANGRLFVSAGDDKLVKIWATSSWHCLCSVSADKRVSAVAISHNGKYVAFADKFGVIWLITLDEDDANQSKVDNKAVPILGHYCSIVTRLEFSPDDRFIASSDCDFKIRITAFPKRPLKGALEIQSFCLGHNDYVSGLSFACPSGYDHGFLFSGGGDSTVRLWDFFSGLLLATCEVGAKAELFQSTGTKDSYPPVTDLCSSSDGTIIAVAIQSDMRYCSLHGIVLLNCDFSDRTLSVAKVVTLEENYFPTSLALSTFTQLMWTIMGASNDLAPSTTQLPTRIRVISGFCKDRSNDNGHDPIVLEDNEVPGGRKLLSHLQGSPDVTKEDAALAAAAEAVKVSMRNMLIKKEYTLDKRELRKRNRNDRKLR